The following are encoded together in the Ovis canadensis isolate MfBH-ARS-UI-01 breed Bighorn chromosome 2, ARS-UI_OviCan_v2, whole genome shotgun sequence genome:
- the CDK5R2 gene encoding cyclin-dependent kinase 5 activator 2 encodes MGTVLSLSPASSAKGRRPGGLPEEKKKAPPAGDEALGGYGAPPAGKGGKGESRLKRPSVLISALTWKRLVAASAKKKKGSKKVTPKPASTGPDPLVQQRNRENLLRKGRDPPDGGGAAKPLAVPVPTVPAAAATCEPPSGGSAGVPPPGSDGGKPPPPPPPAPQAAPPVPGGSPRRVIVQASTGELLRCLGDFVCRRCYRLKELSPGELVGWFRGVDRSLLLQGWQDQAFITPANLVFVYLLCRESLRGDELASAAELQAAFLTCLYLAYSYMGNEISYPLKPFLVEPDKERFWQRCLRLIQRLSPQMLRLNADPHFFTQVFQDLKNEGEASASAGGPPNGGAPAAPSTSSSSSAARDSCATGAKHWTMNLDR; translated from the coding sequence ATGGGCACGGTGCTGTCTCTTTCCCCCGCCTCCTCGGCCAAGGGCCGGAGGCCCGGCGGGCTGCCCGAGGAGAAGAAGAAGGCGCCGCCCGCGGGAGACGAGGCGCTGGGGGGCTACGGGGCGCCGCCAGCCGGCAAGGGCGGCAAAGGCGAGAGCCGGCTCAAACGGCCGTCCGTGCTCATCTCCGCGCTCACCTGGAAGCGCCTTGTCGCCGCGTCCGCCAAGAAGAAGAAAGGCAGCAAGAAGGTGACGCCCAAGCCAGCGTCCACCGGCCCCGACCCCCTGGTCCAGCAACGCAACCGCGAGAACCTTCTCCGCAAAGGTCGGGATCCCCCCGACGGCGGCGGTGCCGCCAAGCCCCTGGCGGTGCCCGTGCCCACCGTACCCGCGGCCGCCGCCACCTGCGAGCCGCCGTCGGGGGGCAGCGCCGGCGTTCCGCCGCCAGGCTCGGACGGAGggaagccgccgccgccgccgcccccagccccgcAGGCGGCGCCGCCGGTCCCTGGCGGCTCGCCGCGGCGGGTCATCGTCCAGGCTTCTACTGGCGAGCTGCTGCGCTGCCTGGGCGACTTCGTGTGCCGGCGCTGCTACCGTCTCAAGGAGCTGAGCCCGGGCGAGCTGGTGGGCTGGTTCCGCGGAGTGGACCGCTCGCTGCTGCTGCAGGGCTGGCAAGACCAGGCCTTCATTACTCCCGCCAACCTGGTGTTCGTGTACCTGCTGTGCCGCGAGTCGCTGCGCGGGGACGAGCTGGCGTCGGCCGCCGAGCTGCAGGCCGCCTTCCTCACCTGCCTCTACCTCGCCTACTCCTACATGGGCAACGAGATCTCCTACCCGCTCAAGCCCTTCCTCGTGGAGCCCGACAAGGAGCGCTTCTGGCAACGCTGCCTGCGCCTCATCCAGCGGCTCAGCCCGCAGATGCTGCGGCTCAACGCCGACCCCCACTTCTTTACGCAGGTCTTCCAAGACCTCAAGAACGAGGGCGAGGCCTCCGCCAGCGCCGGGGGTCCACCCAACGGGGGCGCGCCCGCGgccccctccacctcctcctcctcctcggccgCCAGGGACAGCTGCGCGACTGGAGCCAAGCACTGGACTATGAACTTGGACCGCTAG
- the FEV gene encoding protein FEV: MNYDKLSRALRYYYDKNIMSKVHGKRYAYRFDFQGLAQACQPPPSHAHAAAAAAAAAAAAQDSALYKLPASLAPLPFPGLSKLNLMAASAGVAPAGFSYWPGPGPAATAAATAALYPSPGLQPPPGPFGAVAAASHLGGHYH, translated from the coding sequence ATGAACTACGACAAGCTGAGCCGCGCGCTGCGCTATTACTACGACAAGAACATCATGAGCAAGGTGCACGGCAAGCGCTACGCCTACCGCTTCGACTTCCAGGGCCTGGCGCAGGCCTGCCAGCCGCCCCCCTCGCACGCgcacgccgccgccgccgccgccgctgcggcCGCCGCCGCCCAGGACAGCGCGCTCTACAAGCTGCCGGCCAGCCTGGCCCCGCTGCCCTTCCCTGGCCTCTCCAAACTCAACCTCATGGCCGCCTCGGCCGGCGTCGCGCCCGCCGGCTTCTCCTACTGGCCAGGTCCGGGCCCCGCCGCCACGGCCGCCGCCACCGCTGCGCTCTACCCCAGCCCGGGCTTGCAGCCCCCGCCCGGGCCTTTCGGCGCGGTGGCCGCGGCCTCGCATCTGGGGGGCCATTACCACTAG
- the CRYBA2 gene encoding beta-crystallin A2, which produces MSSAPAQGPAPASLTLWDEEDFQGRRCRLLSDCANIGERGGLRRVRSVKVENGAWVAFEYPDFQGQQFILEKGDYPRWSAWSGSAGHHSDQLLSFRPVLCANHSDSRVTLFEGENFQGCKFELNDDYPSLPSMGWASKDVGSLKVSSGAWVAYQYPGYRGYQYVLERDRHSGEFRNYSEFGTQAHTGQLQSIRRVQH; this is translated from the exons ATGAGCAGCGCCCCCGCGCAGGGTCCCGCGCCCGCCAGCCTCACGCTCTGGGATGAGGAGGACTTCCAGGGCCGCCGCTGCAGGCTGCTGAGTGACTGCGCCAACATCGGCGAGCGCGGAGGCCTGCGCCGGGTGCGCTCGGTCAAGGTGGAAAATGGCGC TTGGGTGGCCTTTGAGTACCCTGACTTCCAAGGACAGCAGTTCATTCTGGAGAAGGGTGACTATCCTCGCTGGAGTGCCTGGAGCGGCAGTGCCGGCCACCACAGTGACCAGCTGCTTTCCTTCCGGCCGGTGCTCTGCGCA AACCACAGTGACAGTCGTGTGACACTGTTTGAGGGGGAAAACTTCCAGGGCTGCAAGTTTGAACTCAATGATGACTACCCATCCCTGCCTTCCATGGGCTGGGCCAGCAAGGATGTGGGTTCCCTCAAAGTCAGCTCTGGAGC GTGGGTGGCCTACCAGTATCCGGGCTACCGGGGCTACCAGTATGTATTGGAGCGGGACCGCCACAGTGGGGAGTTCCGCAACTACAGCGAATTCGGCACGCAGGCCCACACTGGGCAGCTGCAGTCCATCCGGAGAGTCCAGCACTGA